A single window of Microplitis demolitor isolate Queensland-Clemson2020A chromosome 7, iyMicDemo2.1a, whole genome shotgun sequence DNA harbors:
- the LOC103571013 gene encoding multivesicular body subunit 12A isoform X1 translates to MFGKCFTKKTDESTDRKMALLKMSSKKWLTSGYPSLLPDDRPITAIGVVEDIDKCPPNFTVISKTYDQDIDADLWRESGLFIKKKGRYICHSKTEGVPNYVVQEINVINEREFPKDGFSMIPQTLDTDQKAWRKKQVCYKLQNKDLCSVAVTDIIVCSRIKKAPSGFTYAGEVNGVIICYKLSALINGDASSQSYENINILQSVSPNPSNGVPHRAAPERPPKPKFSPKPQNGGSVYPQIQITGNAATKKEVDETNDRDYEVLSPQARINKPTRPAPQPPSSHTSNNTSCSSVPLYGTLPGSSDLDGVPFVLNPLLTVDTDPVFTLPVIKARTRLELDQEYYYDFRAEKET, encoded by the exons ATGTTTGGCAAGTGTTTCACCAAGAAAACAGACGAGTCAACG gacCGAAAAATGGCGCTGCTGAAAATGAGTTCCAAGAAATGGTTGACGTCCGGATACCCATCACTTTTACCGGACGACAGACCGATCACTGCCATAGGTGTCGTTGAGGACATAGACAAATGTCCGCCTAATTTTACTGTG atATCCAAGACGTACGATCAAGATATCGACGCTGACCTTTGGCGAGAAAGTGGactgtttataaaaaagaaaggTCGTTATATTTGTCACTCTAAAACAGAAGGAGTTCCTAATTACGTTGTGCAAGAAATAAACGTCATTAATGAACGAGAGTTTCCTAAAGATGGATTCAGTATGATACCTCAGACTCTGGACACAG ACCAGAAAGCTTGGAGGAAAAAGCAGGTGTGCTACAAACTGCAGAATAAAGACTTGTGTTCAGTTGCTGTGACGGACATTATCGTGTGTAGCCGAATAAAAAAGGCTCCGTCTGGTTTCACATATGCTgg cGAGGTCAATGGAGTTATTATCTGTTACAAACTTAGCGCGTTAATAAACGGCGATGCCAGCTCACAATCTTATGAAAATATCAA tatcTTACAAAGCGTATCACCAAATCCATCAAACGGAGTACCGCACAGAGCAGCACCAGAACGGCCGCCAAAGCCAAAGTTTTCACCTAAGCCTCAAAATGGTGGCAGCGTTTACCCTCAGATTCAAATAACCGGTAACGCTGCTACGAAAAAAGAAGTTGATGAAACGAACGACCGTGACTACGAAGTGTTGAGCCCCCAAGCAAGGATCAACAAACCAACAAGACCAGCTCCTCAACCCCCGTCTTCCCACACTAGTAATAATACCAGCTGTTCATCTGTACCACTCTATGGCACTCTGCCAGGGTCCTCTGACTTGGATGGAGTTCCCTTTGTACTGAATCCTCTTCTGACTGTTGACACTGACCCCGTATTT acACTTCCTGTGATTAAAGCACGGACTCGTTTAGAATTAGACCAAGAGTATTACTACGACTTCCGCGCTGAAAAGGaaacttaa
- the LOC103571013 gene encoding multivesicular body subunit 12A isoform X2, whose translation MALLKMSSKKWLTSGYPSLLPDDRPITAIGVVEDIDKCPPNFTVISKTYDQDIDADLWRESGLFIKKKGRYICHSKTEGVPNYVVQEINVINEREFPKDGFSMIPQTLDTDQKAWRKKQVCYKLQNKDLCSVAVTDIIVCSRIKKAPSGFTYAGEVNGVIICYKLSALINGDASSQSYENINILQSVSPNPSNGVPHRAAPERPPKPKFSPKPQNGGSVYPQIQITGNAATKKEVDETNDRDYEVLSPQARINKPTRPAPQPPSSHTSNNTSCSSVPLYGTLPGSSDLDGVPFVLNPLLTVDTDPVFTLPVIKARTRLELDQEYYYDFRAEKET comes from the exons ATGGCGCTGCTGAAAATGAGTTCCAAGAAATGGTTGACGTCCGGATACCCATCACTTTTACCGGACGACAGACCGATCACTGCCATAGGTGTCGTTGAGGACATAGACAAATGTCCGCCTAATTTTACTGTG atATCCAAGACGTACGATCAAGATATCGACGCTGACCTTTGGCGAGAAAGTGGactgtttataaaaaagaaaggTCGTTATATTTGTCACTCTAAAACAGAAGGAGTTCCTAATTACGTTGTGCAAGAAATAAACGTCATTAATGAACGAGAGTTTCCTAAAGATGGATTCAGTATGATACCTCAGACTCTGGACACAG ACCAGAAAGCTTGGAGGAAAAAGCAGGTGTGCTACAAACTGCAGAATAAAGACTTGTGTTCAGTTGCTGTGACGGACATTATCGTGTGTAGCCGAATAAAAAAGGCTCCGTCTGGTTTCACATATGCTgg cGAGGTCAATGGAGTTATTATCTGTTACAAACTTAGCGCGTTAATAAACGGCGATGCCAGCTCACAATCTTATGAAAATATCAA tatcTTACAAAGCGTATCACCAAATCCATCAAACGGAGTACCGCACAGAGCAGCACCAGAACGGCCGCCAAAGCCAAAGTTTTCACCTAAGCCTCAAAATGGTGGCAGCGTTTACCCTCAGATTCAAATAACCGGTAACGCTGCTACGAAAAAAGAAGTTGATGAAACGAACGACCGTGACTACGAAGTGTTGAGCCCCCAAGCAAGGATCAACAAACCAACAAGACCAGCTCCTCAACCCCCGTCTTCCCACACTAGTAATAATACCAGCTGTTCATCTGTACCACTCTATGGCACTCTGCCAGGGTCCTCTGACTTGGATGGAGTTCCCTTTGTACTGAATCCTCTTCTGACTGTTGACACTGACCCCGTATTT acACTTCCTGTGATTAAAGCACGGACTCGTTTAGAATTAGACCAAGAGTATTACTACGACTTCCGCGCTGAAAAGGaaacttaa